GTCAATGTGTTTTTTATGATTCATGATAAAAATTCCATGTATGCAGACCCCGAGGGAACGACACCTGCCACAGCAAGCTACTATTACCAGGTACATAAAATTTCCGGTGCGGATGTGTTTCGCTTCAATGAGGATGGAACAACCGTTTCGGGCGACTGGGCACACTTAAACTATAAATTTACCGCAACCAACAAATATAGCTCCGGCTATGTGAAAAATGGTGAAGCGGCAAAGGTTTATATGTTTGTGCGTTTTGGAACCAGTGAACACGGAATTGTAAACAACTCTAATGATTTTACACAGGAATTTAGAGATTCCTGCGAAACAATTAATGCGCCGGGTCAAAAACATGACGGTAAAAAGGCACTTTGGATTGAATATGCCATTGACAACGTTGGCCTGCGCCCGGCTTCTATCGAGCCTGAGGAACCGGTAGAAAAGGACTCTGCTCTCTGGAGAGCATCTTTTGAAAACGAAAGCTGGACAAATGAAACAGAAGGTGTTTCGCTGCACGCCTCTTACGCGAAAACGGCCTTGTCAACGGACGTTCCCAGCGAAATTGCGGACACATCAAAATCTTCTCTGGAACTGACTTATACCGGCTGGACCGGAAACGGCGGTTACACAGAAATTGTGGCTAATGTAACAGACAACAATAAAAAAATGTGGTATAACCGCGCCTATGAGGTTTCGTTTTGGGCTAAGGGTTCACAGGCCGTGGCGGATTATTACAATGAACATGCAAAAGATGGCCAAAAGTTAATGTTTATTCCGGAAAGAAACAATGGCAGCCGTCTTGACCGAACAAAGCCCATGTGGAACGACTTTAAGTTAAATGACCCCATCACCACGGAATGGACAAAATATACATACCTCTATTACGAAGAGCTGCCAATGTCCTTGGGCAGAGACGGTGAAAATGCCTGGGAAACAAAGTTTGATTTGCGTTTCTCCTGCGTTCCCAGTTTAGCGGCAAACGCTCCGGAGGCAGCCGATTATAAAATTTATTTGGACGATTTCACTGTGACCCCCTTAGACATTGTTCACAACGGCGATTTGGCCATAGCAGATGCCAGCCAGTCTGACTACAGCTATGCTTGGTATGACGGCGCAGCAAACGCAACGACCGTCGGCCTGGCGGGGGAAGACACAAAGACCCCGGCAATTTTCCACAACGGCACCATTGAATCTGTAACCGACTTTAACGGGGCGGACAGCAAAAATGTGCTGAAAGTAACGAAAGACGGCGGAGCGCCTTACCAGGGCGTAGACATTGAAAACGGAAAAACATATCAAATTTCGTTCTGGGCAAAAGCTGATGATGCAGAATCCGTAGACCAGCCCATCAATTTGGTTTTGGATCGCGACATTCAGGGTCAGATTTTGGATGCTACTGAACCTACCTATACAGATGTTCCAAAGTGGGCAAGCTACAGAATTGATACAACCGATAAAAAAGATATTACCTTAAATACGGAGCATTACGACGGTTATGGCGCACCAACAGAAGCAACAGGCAGCATTCCGTTTTATCTGTATGGTGGTGTAATTGCAAATTCATATCATAAGCCGGGTGAGCTGACCCCCACAAACTATGAGGAAACTCTGGTTTATGACGACTATTACGACAGAATGTTGTCTAAAAACACCCAGCTTGGAAATGAGCCTACAGCCTGGGCCTATCAGTATTATGATGGAACAGAGTGGGTTGGCACCAACGATAAAGCGGAAATTACATCCGGCGAGACCCTGGGTGAGGACTGGACGCTTTACACTGTGGAATATCAGTGGAACTATCCCGGCAAACATTACAGAATGCCGAAACTCACATTTTTAGACAATGCAAACTATAGCTTAACCGACATTAAAATTGAAGAGGTGGAAGGCACAGACCCCAATGCAAAACCGGAATTCCACATTGAAAACCTTACGGCAACCAGCGACAAAACAATTTTAAATTCAACAGACAGCATTCTTCTTACCTGGAATTTTGTTTCCACAGGAGAAGTAGAAGCCGTTGAGGGTGACGGCAAGTCTTTGGTTAAGGTTTACGCAGACAACGGCGGTGATTTGGCCTTAATCGGCACAACACGTGCCGACAATGCAGGCAGAACTGAAATTAAGGCAAGCGCAGATTTGTTTGGTAAGAATCTCGTGTTTGAAGTAATTCCAGTAGACTCCAAAGGAAACTACGGCGTAGGAGCACAAGCTGCATTTGCCGGAAGAATTGCACTTTCTGCAAGCTCAGAACTGAAATTAAATCTTGATAAAACATCGGCAGATTGGTCCGCCAATATCTTAACAGACAACGTCAGCGGCACGGCAAGCGTTTATGTGGCAACGTATAACCAGAACAACAAGTTAATCGCGGTTTCAGAAGAACCGTTTGCATATGCTTCAGGTGAAAACACAAAAACGGGCACCGTTCAAATTTCGTCCGCGGCAACGACAGTAAAATTGTTTGTCTGGGACGAAAACTTAAAGCCAATGCTTGCAGAAAAGAAGATTTCTTTAATGCCGGTAAACAATAACCCGTTCGCAGGCGACAACAACATTAACGTTGTGTTCTTAGGCGACTCTATCTATGCGGGCGCAGGGGCAGAGCCACAGTCGGAAAGATGGGTAAATAAGGTTGGAGCCTGGTTTACAAACACCTACGCGAAAAATGGCGTAACCGTAACACCGCACTATAAGGGCGTTGGCGGTACGACAACAGACTACAGCTTAGTCAGAGTGATGCGCGACGTTGTAGATTTGGATCCTGATATTGTATTTTTCAGCCATACGTGCAACGACGGCAACCGTGACACAAGACGTAATATGGAAAGCGTTGTTCGCACCTTAGCTGCACTGGACAATCCGCCATATATCGTGTTTACACGCACAACAAACAGAAGTTACAGCGAATCGAACGGTTACGGCAACCAAGTGGCAGAGTTCTACGGCCTTCCTCTGATTGACGATTTAGAGGCATTTAAAGCGGCAACAAACGGTACGGGTGTATCAATGTCAGACCTCTTTATCTCAGACGGCGTGCATCCCAGCAATGCCGGATATCAGGTAATTGCGGATGAAATTATTAGATGCATGGAAACAGGACGGTATTATCAAAAAGCAATTGACCGTGCAGACAAACTCATAGAAAACAGCGGGGCCATAGCGGAAGCAACCTGGTTCTCAAGCACCGACACAAGTAAAGTCACGAGAAGTACCGGTTGGACAGCAGGCAGTAATTATGTGCAGTCAAGCGCGGCAGGCGACACATTGGAGTTCTCTTTCACCGGCAATATTTTGGCGTTTGAGTATGGCTTGCATAAGGATTCCGGGCTGATAGAAGTTTGGGTAGACGACAAGCTGGAAGTAACCTGTAATCCGCGCTATAACGATTCAATTACAAGTTATCAGCTAGTGTGCAAAGGAGATTCCATTTTGCTTGATTTAGAATATGGTACGCATAAGGTTGTGATGAAAACGGTGCAAAACCCGCAAGTTACGGGCAGTCAGGTAGACCGTATATTCGGTATCATGACCGGCGCATGGGTGCAGGAATAATTCCAATAAACAAAAGCTCCTCAGACGAAAGTCTGAGGAGCTTTCTTGTGCGTAAGAGACTTGAAATAAAGTGAAAAATGTGGTAAACTATTCATAAACCTTATGCAAACAAAGGAGAAACGCTCAATGTGCGGAAAACTGGTTACGGTAATTTTGCCCGCCTATAACGAGGAAGACAACATACAGCGCGCCTCGCAGACCATTGCGGCTGTTTTGGAGCAGGAAAACATCAACTATGAGCTGCTGTTTGTAAACGACGGCTCAAAGGACGGCACCTGGGAAAAAATTTTGGCAGAGTCAAGCAAAAACAGCAGGGTGCGGGGCGTGAGCTTTTCAAAAAACTTTGGCAAAGAGTCCGCTATTTTTGCAGGACTCTCTGAGGCCAGAGGCGACTGCTGTGCGGTGATGGACACGGACCTGCAGCACCCACCGGAAAAACTCGTGGAGATGTACCGGCTCTGGCAGCAGGGAGCCGAGGTGGTGGAAGGTGTGAAGGCCAGCCGGGGCAAAGAGTCTGCCGCCCATTCTTTTGCGGCGAAATGCTTTTATAGGTTAATCAGCCGTGCGGTAGGAATTGACATGTCGAGAGCATCTGACTTTAAGCTGTTAGACCGGAAAGCCGTAAATGTGCTGCTCACCATGCGCGAAAAGCACGTGTTTTTCCGGGCCTTGTCCTCTTGGATTGGCTTTAAAACTGCCGAGGTGGAGTTCGAGGTAGCCGACCGCGCGGCGGGAACGACAAAATGGTCCACCTGGTCGTTGGTGAAATATGCGGTGCGCAATATTGCGTCGTTTACGTCGCTGCCGCTGCAAATCATCACGTTTTTGGGTATTTTGGTGCTAATTGTGTCCGTTGTTTTAGGCTCCATTGCGCTGTATCAAAAGGCGGTTCACACCGCATTGGATGGGTTTACCACCGTGATTGTGGTGCTTTTGTTCATCGGTTCCATCA
This Congzhengia minquanensis DNA region includes the following protein-coding sequences:
- a CDS encoding GDSL-type esterase/lipase family protein, whose amino-acid sequence is MKKMMSLLLSLAMILSAAGMITAGAAEVTTSFKDETGFNFSFENESDFTHPDMVLDSSGSSTFKTPGVTRYCEGAYGSKGAVAAHIEITAGGDGIANEGVSNIELIPGQEYELSMDLKLFSPENFAKLPNVNVFFMIHDKNSMYADPEGTTPATASYYYQVHKISGADVFRFNEDGTTVSGDWAHLNYKFTATNKYSSGYVKNGEAAKVYMFVRFGTSEHGIVNNSNDFTQEFRDSCETINAPGQKHDGKKALWIEYAIDNVGLRPASIEPEEPVEKDSALWRASFENESWTNETEGVSLHASYAKTALSTDVPSEIADTSKSSLELTYTGWTGNGGYTEIVANVTDNNKKMWYNRAYEVSFWAKGSQAVADYYNEHAKDGQKLMFIPERNNGSRLDRTKPMWNDFKLNDPITTEWTKYTYLYYEELPMSLGRDGENAWETKFDLRFSCVPSLAANAPEAADYKIYLDDFTVTPLDIVHNGDLAIADASQSDYSYAWYDGAANATTVGLAGEDTKTPAIFHNGTIESVTDFNGADSKNVLKVTKDGGAPYQGVDIENGKTYQISFWAKADDAESVDQPINLVLDRDIQGQILDATEPTYTDVPKWASYRIDTTDKKDITLNTEHYDGYGAPTEATGSIPFYLYGGVIANSYHKPGELTPTNYEETLVYDDYYDRMLSKNTQLGNEPTAWAYQYYDGTEWVGTNDKAEITSGETLGEDWTLYTVEYQWNYPGKHYRMPKLTFLDNANYSLTDIKIEEVEGTDPNAKPEFHIENLTATSDKTILNSTDSILLTWNFVSTGEVEAVEGDGKSLVKVYADNGGDLALIGTTRADNAGRTEIKASADLFGKNLVFEVIPVDSKGNYGVGAQAAFAGRIALSASSELKLNLDKTSADWSANILTDNVSGTASVYVATYNQNNKLIAVSEEPFAYASGENTKTGTVQISSAATTVKLFVWDENLKPMLAEKKISLMPVNNNPFAGDNNINVVFLGDSIYAGAGAEPQSERWVNKVGAWFTNTYAKNGVTVTPHYKGVGGTTTDYSLVRVMRDVVDLDPDIVFFSHTCNDGNRDTRRNMESVVRTLAALDNPPYIVFTRTTNRSYSESNGYGNQVAEFYGLPLIDDLEAFKAATNGTGVSMSDLFISDGVHPSNAGYQVIADEIIRCMETGRYYQKAIDRADKLIENSGAIAEATWFSSTDTSKVTRSTGWTAGSNYVQSSAAGDTLEFSFTGNILAFEYGLHKDSGLIEVWVDDKLEVTCNPRYNDSITSYQLVCKGDSILLDLEYGTHKVVMKTVQNPQVTGSQVDRIFGIMTGAWVQE
- a CDS encoding glycosyltransferase, with the translated sequence MCGKLVTVILPAYNEEDNIQRASQTIAAVLEQENINYELLFVNDGSKDGTWEKILAESSKNSRVRGVSFSKNFGKESAIFAGLSEARGDCCAVMDTDLQHPPEKLVEMYRLWQQGAEVVEGVKASRGKESAAHSFAAKCFYRLISRAVGIDMSRASDFKLLDRKAVNVLLTMREKHVFFRALSSWIGFKTAEVEFEVADRAAGTTKWSTWSLVKYAVRNIASFTSLPLQIITFLGILVLIVSVVLGSIALYQKAVHTALDGFTTVIVVLLFIGSIIMISLGCIGYYIAKIYDEIKGRPRYIISEKCGK